The following proteins are co-located in the Oryzias melastigma strain HK-1 linkage group LG8, ASM292280v2, whole genome shotgun sequence genome:
- the cnn1b gene encoding calponin-1 produces MSMHFRSGPAFGLSAEVKSKLASKYDPQKEEELRMWIEDVTGKRMGDNFMESLKDGVLLCELINVLQPGSVRKINHSNQNWHQLENIGNFVRAITEYGLKPHDIFEANDLFENVNHTQVQSTLIALAGMAKSKGFHSKYDIGVKYAEKQQRRFAPEKLREGRNVIGLQMGTNQFASQKGMTSYGTRRHLYDAKIAMDNPIDQSTISLQMGTNKGATQAGMTAPGTRRHIFDKKLELENCDTTTISLQMGTNKVASQQGMTTYGLPRQVYDNKYCANPAEAFYDNGSEVEFDGYNQYSD; encoded by the exons CTGGCCAGCAAGTATGACCctcagaaggaggaggagctgcggATGTGGATCGAGGACGTGACCGGCAAACGGATGGGAGACAACTTCATGGAGAGCCTGAAGGATGGAGTCCTGTTGTGCGA ACTCATAAATGTTCTTCAGCCAGGTTCAGTGAGGAAGATCAACCACTCCAACCAGAACTGGCACCAG CTGGAAAACATTGGGAATTTTGTCCGTGCGATAACGGAGTATGGTCTGAAGCCACACGACATCTTTGAGGCTAACGATCTGTTTGAGAACGTCAACCACACTCAGGTCCAGAGCACGCTCATCGCTCTGGCTGGAATG GCCAAGTCCAAAGGTTTCCACTCCAAGTATGATATCGGGGTGAAGTACGCTGAGAAGCAGCAGCGACGCTTCGCCCCTGAGAAGCTCAGGGAGGGACGCAACGTCATCGGTCTTCAG ATGGGCACCAACCAGTTTGCCAGCCAAAAGGGGATGACTTCTTATGGGACGCGACGCCATCTGTATGATGCCAAAATAGCCATGGACAACCCAATCGACCAGTCCACCATCAGCCTGCAGATGGGCACCAACAAGGGAGCCACCCAG GCGGGGATGACTGCTCCAGGAACAAGGAGGCACATCTTTGATAAGAAGCTGGAGCTGGAGAACTGTGACACCACCACCATCTCTCTGCAGATGGGCACCAACAAAGTGGCCTCCCAACAGGGCATGACCACGTACGGTCTGCCCCGCCAGGTTTACGACAACAAGTACTGCGCCAACCCCGCCGAGGCGTTTTACGACAACGGGAGCGAGGTGGAGTTTGACGGTTACAACCAGTACTCTGACTAA
- the elof1 gene encoding transcription elongation factor 1 homolog — MARRKSKRKPPPKKKMTGNLDTQFTCPFCNHEKSCDVKMERTRNTGIISCSVCLEEFQTPITYLSEPVDVYSDWIDACEAANQ, encoded by the exons ATGGCACGCAGGAAGTCCAAGAGGAAGCCGCCCCCCAAGAAAAAGATGACGGGAAACCTGGACACTCAGTTCACCTGTCCGTTCTGCAACCACGAGAAATCCTGTGATGTCAAAAT ggaacgAACCCGCAACACGGGGATCATTTCCTGCAGCGTCTGTCTGGAGGAGTTCCAGACGCCCATCACCT ATCTGTCGGAACCAGTGGACGTTTACAGTGACTGGATTGATGCTTGTGAAGCAGCCAATCAGTAG
- the tmem205 gene encoding transmembrane protein 205 — protein MATEGEPTDLIKVLHLLVLSFTWGMQVWVSFIAGFVLVTQVTRHTFGLVQSKLFPVYFYCLLGCNFVSLAVFAVYHPRELLDWHESVQILLFFVSLIMAGLNAQWFGPGATEVMFQMRAVEEEHGLGNQVGLGSQKEEYAKLREQDPKYKAYKSSFGRYHGLSSLCNVLGFICTTTNLIYTALNLSTI, from the exons atggcaaccgaGGGGGAGCCCACAGACTTGATCAAAGTTCTCCACCTGCTGGTGCTCTCCTTCACCTGGGGGATGCAGGTCTGGGTCTCCTTTATTGCCG GTTTCGTTTTGGTGACGCAGGTGACTCGACACACCTTTGGCCTGGTGCAGAGTAAGCTCTTTCCCGTGTACTTCTACTGCCTGCTGGGTTGTAACTTTGTCAGCCTGGCTGTGTTCGCCGTGTACCACCCCAGAGAGCTGCTGGACTGGCATGAGAGCGTGCAG attcttcttttctttgtgtctCTGATCATGGCGGGCCTGAATGCTCAGTGGTTTGGCCCCGGAGCCACTGAAGTGATGTTCCAGATGAGGGCGGTGGAGGAGGAGCACGGCCTGGGGAACCAGGTGGGCCTGGGCAGCCAGAAGGAGGAGTACGCCAAGCTCAGAGAGCAGGACCCCAAGTACAAAGCTTACAAGAGCTCGTTCGGCCGCTACCACGGGCTCTCCAGCCTCTGTAACGTCTTAGGATTCATCTGCACCACCACTAATCTGATCTACACAGCCCTGAATTTATCCACCAtttag